Genomic DNA from Caldicellulosiruptor hydrothermalis 108:
TATTTATAATCACTTGATAACATATAACGATGAGTACTTTGTATTGAAAGATTTTGACTCTTACCATGAAGCTCAAATGAAAATTGATAAGCTCTACCGAGACACCAAACGCTGGCGAAAAATGATGATAATCAACATAGGAGCATCTGGAATTTTTTCAAGTGACAATACCATTCAAAAGTATGCTGATGAAATTTGGCATATAAAAAGGGTTGAAATTCCAGACTAAACTTGCATAAAAACTTAAAAAAAGGCAGGCAAAAAATTCAAAGTTCTAATGGGCCTGCCTTTTTTGTTTATTTAAAACTCTATAGCTTTTAAAAACGCATTGGCTATAATCATATGGCCTGTGAGATTTGGATGGATTCTGTCAAGCGCAAGCGCATATGAATGATAATGTTTTAAGAAATTATCAAACTCTTCCTGAACATCTACGAATATAGCACCATGTTTTTGAGCTACTTCTTTCATTGCAAATCGGTACTCATCCATCTTTTTCCTCATAGCATCATTCTTGTTGTCATCAATTATAAATGGCGACATCAGAACAAGCCCTTTGAGAGTCGGCTTTGTTTCTTCTATCAATTGGTTTAATGTTGAAACATACTCATCTAAATACACGTGACACTCATAAATCAAAGGATTGTCAAACTGTCTCCAAACATCATTTATACCTATCATGATAGAAAGCCAGTCAGGTTTTAAATCTAAAACATCTGTCTGCCAACGCGCTTTGAGATGCCTTACAGTATCTCCTCCAACACCCATATTGATAACTCTTATCCTGCTTTCTGGGTACTTTGCAAGAAGCTGAGCTGAAACAAGAGAAACATATCCGTTGCCAAGGTTATTCCAGTGAAGACCTTCTCCAACAGGTCTTGCCCTTCCGCAGTCGGTTATTGAATCGCCTATGAAAAGAAGTTTGCTTCCATTTTCAATCTTCATTTTTGCTGCCCACCTTCTTTTTAATTTTACATTTCACAGCTGCTTTGCTAAAAGCGCAGCCCCAATTATACCAGCATCATTTCCCAAAACGGCAGGAATGATTTTGGGCATTGGAACCTGTTTGCAGTAGAATTTTTCATACACAAGCTTTCTCACAGGTTCTAAAAGATACTCTCCTTCTTTGCTAACTCCTCCGCCAATGCAAATTACCTCTGGTTCAAATATATTGCAAACATTTACAAGACCTTCTGCTAAATATTTTACATACTTATCAACAATTGCTGCCCCAACGCT
This window encodes:
- a CDS encoding SGNH/GDSL hydrolase family protein; translation: MKIENGSKLLFIGDSITDCGRARPVGEGLHWNNLGNGYVSLVSAQLLAKYPESRIRVINMGVGGDTVRHLKARWQTDVLDLKPDWLSIMIGINDVWRQFDNPLIYECHVYLDEYVSTLNQLIEETKPTLKGLVLMSPFIIDDNKNDAMRKKMDEYRFAMKEVAQKHGAIFVDVQEEFDNFLKHYHSYALALDRIHPNLTGHMIIANAFLKAIEF